In one uncultured Methanoregula sp. genomic region, the following are encoded:
- a CDS encoding PAS domain S-box protein, whose product MADEIHVLYVDDEPSLLEIGKIYLERSGQFHVDIMTSASEALALLNLKNYDAIISDYQMQEMNGIDFLKRVRTSGKTIPFILFTGKGREEVVIEAINNGADFYLQKGGALQPQFAELTHKILQAVQRQKADLALGESECRYRDVVETQTEFISRFKPDGTHVFANEAYCRHFGKRRDEIIGQRFVPLIPEEDRDLVRRHFASLTQEHPVAEVEHRVIMPDLSIRWHWWNDHAIFDDRGTVIEYQSLGKDITNRKQTEDALQESNEKYRMLFENAGDGIIICDHNVFLDCNKRAEEIYRCTRDQLIGYSPLDFSPGFQPDGRRSAEEIRKKIDAAFLGENQLFEWVHVHPDNTPFIVDISLSRIIVGGIYYIQAIIRDITDRKQNEEQTAHLSALKEKLLGMHGLKDQLKLVSDSCVTIFDADFARIWLIKNADLCEGGCKHASVTDGPDVCHNRSRCLHLMVSSGRYTHINGDHRRVPFGCYKIGRVASGEDPYFISNDVVHDPRVHDHTWAQSTGLVSFAGFRLMSTDKKPIGVFALFRKREILPREEKHLVDLANTLSHVIISGMSEEALRESEAELRAACEHLAAAEEELRGQYEALRDSQQQIQQSEERYRTIVENIQDVVYRSDRKGTLIMASPSWAVLLGYENIDECLGKNIALEFYMYPEIRQNFLDALYRDGAVKDYEVVLRKRDGTPVTVSTSSHICYNESGAELGIEGVFRDITDRKMVEEDLYQKNQELNSAYEQLTAVEEEIRTNLNDLENSHKALAESKATLDSIIGESPIPQFVIDRNHRITHWNKALEEYSGVKAQTVLGTTEQWRAFYDNERPCLADLLLKGDEEKISAWYEGKFKKSILIDDAFEAVDFFPRMTGEGKWLYFTAGLVRDPNGKVIGAVETLEDITDRKMAEKALREANKKLNLLSNITRHDILNHLTGLKGYLELSKDFIHRPAKLGEFIDKEIKAAESIEEQIGFTRYYQNMGVNAPIWQNVNASISRAIASLPMRNLQVVVDFTDLEVLADPLLEKVFYNLADNALRYGGKKLTTLHFSSQESNRGMIIVYENDGVGISRNVKGHLFERGVGKHTGLGLNLVREITGITGITISEAGKCRKGVRFEIVVPAGAWRVADKKSTESALS is encoded by the coding sequence ATGGCAGACGAGATACACGTCCTCTATGTTGACGATGAGCCAAGTCTGCTCGAAATTGGCAAGATATACCTTGAGCGGAGTGGGCAATTTCACGTTGATATTATGACCTCTGCTTCTGAAGCACTGGCTTTACTGAATCTGAAGAACTACGATGCCATCATATCTGACTACCAGATGCAGGAAATGAATGGTATTGATTTTTTAAAGCGGGTAAGGACTTCAGGGAAGACCATCCCGTTTATTCTTTTTACCGGCAAGGGCCGCGAAGAAGTTGTAATCGAGGCAATCAACAACGGCGCAGATTTTTACCTGCAAAAAGGCGGAGCACTACAACCTCAGTTTGCTGAGCTTACGCATAAGATCCTGCAGGCAGTGCAGAGACAAAAGGCGGATCTCGCATTAGGAGAAAGCGAGTGCCGGTACCGTGATGTAGTTGAAACCCAGACTGAATTCATCAGCAGGTTTAAACCGGATGGGACCCACGTGTTTGCCAATGAAGCGTACTGCAGGCATTTCGGAAAGCGACGTGATGAGATTATCGGGCAGCGGTTTGTTCCATTAATTCCTGAAGAAGACCGGGATCTTGTCCGCCGCCACTTTGCATCGCTGACCCAGGAACACCCGGTTGCAGAAGTAGAACATCGCGTGATCATGCCTGATCTGAGTATCCGCTGGCACTGGTGGAATGACCATGCCATCTTTGACGACCGCGGCACGGTTATCGAATACCAGTCACTTGGAAAAGACATTACCAATCGTAAACAGACAGAAGACGCACTCCAGGAAAGCAATGAAAAGTACCGGATGCTGTTTGAGAACGCGGGTGATGGGATCATCATCTGCGATCATAACGTCTTTTTGGATTGCAATAAAAGGGCCGAAGAAATATACCGGTGTACCCGTGATCAACTTATCGGGTATTCCCCGTTGGATTTTTCCCCCGGATTCCAGCCGGACGGCAGGCGTTCAGCAGAGGAAATACGAAAAAAAATAGATGCAGCCTTTCTCGGAGAAAACCAGTTATTCGAATGGGTCCATGTCCATCCTGACAACACTCCGTTCATTGTCGATATAAGCCTGAGCCGTATTATTGTCGGGGGAATCTACTACATCCAGGCAATAATCCGGGATATCACCGACCGGAAACAAAATGAGGAGCAGACTGCACATCTGAGTGCGTTAAAAGAAAAGTTGCTGGGAATGCATGGCCTTAAGGATCAACTGAAACTTGTCAGCGACAGTTGTGTAACGATCTTTGATGCCGATTTCGCCCGGATATGGCTGATCAAAAACGCCGATCTCTGCGAAGGCGGATGCAAACATGCATCGGTAACTGACGGGCCGGATGTGTGTCACAACCGGTCCAGATGTCTTCATCTCATGGTAAGCTCCGGAAGGTATACTCATATTAACGGGGATCACCGGCGCGTTCCGTTCGGTTGTTACAAGATTGGCCGCGTTGCTTCGGGAGAAGATCCCTATTTCATTTCTAATGATGTCGTCCATGATCCACGGGTTCACGATCATACCTGGGCTCAATCCACGGGTCTTGTGTCCTTTGCCGGTTTCCGCCTTATGTCTACGGATAAAAAACCGATTGGTGTATTTGCACTTTTCAGAAAGCGGGAAATCCTTCCACGGGAAGAAAAACATCTGGTGGATTTGGCAAACACCCTCTCCCACGTCATAATTTCCGGTATGTCAGAAGAAGCGCTCCGTGAAAGCGAGGCGGAATTGCGGGCAGCCTGTGAACATCTGGCGGCAGCGGAGGAAGAACTGCGGGGACAGTATGAGGCATTAAGAGACAGCCAGCAGCAGATACAGCAGAGCGAGGAGCGGTACCGCACGATTGTTGAAAACATTCAGGATGTTGTGTACCGGTCTGACAGAAAAGGCACCCTGATCATGGCAAGTCCCAGCTGGGCAGTGCTCCTTGGATATGAGAATATTGACGAATGCCTCGGTAAAAACATTGCCTTGGAATTTTACATGTATCCTGAGATACGGCAGAACTTCCTTGATGCTCTATACCGGGATGGGGCGGTGAAGGACTACGAGGTTGTCCTCAGGAAGCGGGACGGTACGCCAGTCACGGTCTCAACGAGCAGTCATATCTGTTACAATGAATCAGGGGCAGAACTGGGTATTGAAGGAGTATTCCGGGATATCACCGACCGCAAGATGGTAGAAGAGGATCTGTATCAGAAGAATCAGGAACTGAATTCGGCCTACGAGCAGCTGACTGCAGTTGAGGAAGAGATCCGGACTAACCTTAATGACCTTGAAAACAGTCATAAGGCTCTTGCAGAGAGCAAAGCGACCCTTGATTCCATAATCGGGGAATCTCCAATCCCCCAGTTTGTGATCGACCGGAATCACCGGATAACCCATTGGAATAAGGCTCTTGAAGAGTATAGCGGGGTAAAAGCACAAACAGTACTTGGCACAACCGAACAATGGCGGGCATTCTATGACAATGAGCGCCCCTGTCTTGCTGATCTCCTGCTGAAAGGGGATGAGGAAAAGATCTCAGCATGGTACGAGGGAAAATTCAAAAAATCAATCCTTATTGATGATGCCTTTGAAGCCGTTGACTTTTTCCCGAGAATGACCGGGGAAGGTAAATGGCTTTATTTCACCGCGGGGTTAGTCCGGGATCCCAATGGAAAGGTCATCGGTGCAGTTGAAACGCTGGAAGATATCACCGACCGCAAAATGGCAGAAAAAGCGTTGCGCGAGGCAAACAAAAAACTTAACCTTCTTTCCAATATCACGAGGCATGATATTCTGAATCATCTCACCGGACTTAAAGGCTATCTTGAATTATCAAAAGATTTCATACACCGGCCGGCAAAACTGGGCGAGTTCATCGATAAGGAGATAAAAGCTGCAGAGTCGATAGAGGAGCAGATCGGCTTCACCAGGTATTATCAGAATATGGGTGTCAACGCCCCGATCTGGCAGAACGTGAACGCAAGTATCAGCCGGGCGATCGCTTCACTCCCGATGCGGAATTTACAGGTTGTTGTGGATTTCACGGATCTTGAAGTGCTCGCCGATCCTCTGCTCGAAAAAGTATTCTACAACCTGGCTGACAATGCACTCAGGTACGGCGGGAAAAAATTAACGACCCTCCATTTCTCATCACAGGAATCCAACCGCGGGATGATCATAGTCTATGAAAATGATGGTGTCGGGATCTCCCGGAACGTGAAGGGGCACCTGTTCGAACGGGGGGTTGGAAAACACACCGGCCTTGGCCTTAACCTGGTTCGCGAGATCACCGGTATAACGGGAATCACTATTTCCGAGGCCGGAAAGTGCCGGAAAGGCGTCCGGTTCGAAATTGTGGTGCCGGCAGGAGCATGGCGTGTCGCCGATAAAAAAAGTACTGAATCTGCACTATCCTGA
- a CDS encoding DUF2284 domain-containing protein → MNESEKDAEKFRFLLDKACAFGAADARIIPASRIVIEDRVRQKCMTGCFEYGKHLTCPPYVPGVEEFRKSVSEYQYALVVKFQSEAEFKEEIRYSLMQELIDPGAKKESKESAFAFITAFVTEGNRLHHIMLDLEKTAFNAGYPFALATVSGPGCRLCGTCNIEGGLCNRPTMKRHCPEGLGINLVKTTANAGMPIQFPAPRNPERVAVMLID, encoded by the coding sequence ATGAACGAATCAGAAAAAGATGCCGAAAAATTCCGGTTCCTTCTCGACAAAGCATGTGCTTTTGGGGCAGCGGATGCACGGATCATTCCCGCGAGCCGGATCGTGATCGAAGACCGGGTCCGGCAGAAGTGCATGACGGGATGCTTTGAGTACGGGAAGCACCTGACCTGCCCGCCATATGTACCCGGCGTTGAAGAGTTCAGGAAATCCGTGAGCGAGTACCAGTATGCGCTTGTGGTAAAGTTCCAGTCCGAAGCTGAATTCAAAGAAGAGATCCGGTACTCCCTGATGCAGGAACTCATTGATCCGGGTGCAAAGAAAGAGTCCAAAGAATCCGCATTCGCGTTCATCACCGCGTTTGTAACCGAGGGAAACCGGCTCCACCACATCATGCTGGACCTGGAAAAAACTGCCTTTAATGCCGGGTATCCCTTTGCCCTCGCAACGGTCTCTGGCCCCGGCTGCAGGTTATGCGGGACCTGCAATATCGAAGGAGGGCTGTGTAACCGCCCGACCATGAAACGCCACTGCCCCGAAGGGCTCGGGATCAATCTGGTGAAGACGACTGCAAACGCAGGGATGCCGATCCAGTTCCCGGCTCCGCGCAACCCGGAGCGGGTTGCAGTTATGCTTATCGATTAA
- a CDS encoding carboxylesterase family protein yields the protein MQKLERKGYILVICLVIAGFLFFAGCTQKAPDTTVIKTDAGYISGINQDGIRVYHGIPFAAPPVGDLRWRPPAPVQPWGDIKEAKEYSATCPQTVKASPASSQGAPALNTSDDCPYLDACPMTVKASPASSPKVPALNMSEDCLYLNVWTPAKNASEKLPVMVFFYGGGFTSVAGSMPVYNGTTLAEKGVIVVTPNYRIGALGFLAHPQLDSESPYNVSGNYGILDQQAALKWVQNNIASFGGDPSRVTIFGQSAGAESTYVHLVSPLSRGLYKQAIVESGPFWAQGTIINATHSKTYAESFGTQYAKSLGYSGPDAITQMRKLSPETLINATPSSPSSFWTTHTVMFEPNVDGWVLPDTLDNSFLNHMENPVPLMIGNNAGDGTTLSANANMSVPEYLPFLKSRFDNNADTVFKKYPANSTSGVQTRLEQMTTQDDFIDSVKFAAGSMGDISPDTYMYRYSYIIPGQPYGAFHGSELFLLFGVPHIDVDPSVAANVVDLWTRFTKTGNPNGGMDVTWPNYTRENGRYLDINITPSVRRA from the coding sequence ATGCAGAAGCTTGAACGGAAAGGGTACATACTGGTAATCTGCCTGGTAATTGCAGGATTTTTATTTTTTGCAGGATGTACCCAGAAAGCTCCGGATACCACGGTCATAAAGACCGATGCCGGGTATATATCGGGAATAAACCAGGACGGCATCCGGGTGTACCACGGGATTCCGTTTGCTGCTCCCCCTGTCGGGGACCTGCGGTGGAGGCCACCGGCACCGGTCCAGCCCTGGGGAGACATAAAGGAAGCTAAGGAGTACTCGGCGACCTGTCCCCAGACAGTGAAAGCGTCTCCGGCTTCATCGCAGGGGGCGCCCGCGCTGAACACGAGCGATGACTGCCCGTACCTCGATGCCTGTCCCATGACAGTGAAAGCTTCCCCGGCCTCATCGCCAAAGGTGCCAGCGCTGAATATGAGCGAGGACTGCCTGTACCTCAATGTCTGGACACCGGCGAAGAACGCGAGCGAGAAGCTGCCGGTCATGGTCTTTTTCTACGGAGGGGGATTCACGAGTGTTGCGGGCTCAATGCCGGTCTATAACGGGACCACGCTTGCAGAGAAGGGCGTCATTGTCGTGACACCGAACTACCGGATCGGTGCCCTTGGCTTTTTAGCCCACCCGCAGCTGGACAGCGAATCCCCGTACAATGTCTCGGGCAATTACGGGATCCTCGACCAGCAGGCCGCCCTGAAATGGGTGCAGAACAATATCGCGTCATTCGGAGGCGACCCGTCGCGGGTGACCATCTTCGGCCAGTCGGCAGGGGCCGAGAGTACCTACGTCCACCTTGTCTCACCATTAAGCAGGGGGCTATACAAACAGGCCATTGTCGAGAGCGGTCCTTTCTGGGCGCAGGGCACGATCATCAACGCCACCCATTCAAAGACCTATGCGGAATCGTTCGGGACCCAGTATGCAAAAAGCCTCGGGTACTCCGGCCCGGATGCAATCACACAGATGAGGAAACTGAGTCCTGAGACCCTGATCAATGCAACACCCTCGTCCCCCTCCTCGTTCTGGACCACCCACACCGTCATGTTCGAGCCCAACGTTGACGGGTGGGTCCTGCCGGACACCCTGGACAACAGCTTCCTGAACCATATGGAGAACCCGGTCCCCCTGATGATCGGGAACAATGCGGGCGACGGGACAACGCTCTCTGCAAATGCCAACATGAGCGTTCCGGAGTACCTGCCTTTCCTGAAGAGCCGGTTCGACAACAATGCCGACACGGTCTTCAAAAAGTACCCGGCCAATTCCACATCCGGGGTCCAGACCCGGCTCGAGCAGATGACGACCCAGGATGATTTCATCGATTCCGTAAAGTTTGCGGCAGGCTCGATGGGGGATATCAGCCCGGACACCTACATGTACCGGTACTCCTACATCATTCCCGGTCAGCCTTACGGGGCATTCCATGGCAGCGAGCTGTTCCTGCTCTTCGGAGTTCCCCATATTGACGTGGATCCGTCCGTTGCGGCAAACGTTGTGGATCTCTGGACACGGTTTACAAAGACCGGAAACCCGAACGGCGGGATGGATGTCACCTGGCCGAACTACACCCGGGAGAATGGCCGGTATCTCGATATCAATATCACCCCTTCAGTAAGGAGGGCATAA
- a CDS encoding M3 family metallopeptidase: protein MASRDAVLTNYYSIRLIYALEDMEFHTSDHAVNMSRVWEQNYQDITGLSSLAGTDQPASFSYVMGGYDAGMYSYLWSRVYAVNAGNVFKHDGMTNQTTGLRYRKTILEKGNMEDGDKLIRDFLGTEPTTEVLYRQLGVNMTGQSGNRR from the coding sequence ATCGCTTCCCGTGACGCGGTACTCACGAACTATTACAGCATCCGGCTCATCTATGCCCTGGAGGATATGGAATTCCATACGTCCGATCACGCGGTCAACATGAGCCGGGTATGGGAGCAGAATTACCAGGATATCACGGGCCTTTCCTCCCTTGCAGGCACGGACCAGCCGGCATCATTCTCCTACGTAATGGGCGGATATGATGCCGGGATGTACAGTTACCTGTGGTCGAGAGTATATGCCGTCAATGCCGGTAATGTCTTCAAACATGACGGGATGACCAACCAGACCACCGGCCTGCGCTACCGGAAGACAATCCTTGAGAAAGGTAACATGGAGGACGGGGACAAGCTGATCCGTGATTTCCTTGGAACGGAGCCCACAACAGAAGTACTGTACCGCCAGCTCGGGGTCAACATGACCGGGCAGTCTGGCAACAGGAGATAA
- a CDS encoding class I SAM-dependent methyltransferase, protein MTRTARFLPGKTLPDALGAAMKRINAYGVIYPDGYHQVLVEKYSHGGVRYPHILMIIGEPRIHRHFFYPHVIGKAGRLLDYGCGTADNVRQLIRDGFPREQITAFDINRESIDLGIDLYRDREQMEDLFVVSEKFPFGIEEFDIVYSASVIHVIADETEFNNYLANAHSALRPGGVLFGSTLGLVDGVVRSPGNRGPPRLMTKKQLADSLAGTEFSRPDIVTRGGVPEYVPHHENICVFEFYTKKQTL, encoded by the coding sequence ATGACACGGACTGCACGATTCCTTCCGGGAAAGACACTTCCTGATGCCCTCGGTGCCGCAATGAAACGGATCAATGCATATGGCGTTATCTATCCCGATGGATATCACCAGGTGCTCGTGGAGAAGTACTCCCATGGGGGAGTACGCTATCCTCACATTCTCATGATCATCGGAGAGCCGCGGATCCACCGTCATTTCTTCTATCCCCATGTAATCGGGAAGGCCGGCCGGCTCCTGGATTATGGCTGTGGCACAGCGGATAATGTCCGGCAGTTAATCCGGGACGGTTTTCCCCGGGAGCAGATCACCGCATTTGATATCAACCGCGAGAGTATCGATCTCGGCATTGATCTGTACCGCGACCGGGAACAGATGGAGGATCTCTTTGTTGTTTCGGAAAAGTTTCCGTTCGGCATTGAGGAGTTCGATATTGTGTATTCCGCGTCAGTCATTCATGTCATTGCCGATGAAACGGAATTTAATAATTATCTTGCCAATGCGCATTCAGCCCTCCGGCCCGGGGGCGTCCTCTTTGGCTCCACGCTCGGGCTGGTTGATGGGGTGGTCAGATCACCCGGTAACCGGGGGCCGCCACGGCTTATGACAAAAAAGCAGCTGGCCGATTCCCTGGCCGGCACGGAATTTTCCCGCCCGGATATTGTCACGCGGGGTGGTGTTCCTGAGTATGTTCCACACCATGAGAATATCTGTGTCTTTGAATTCTATACAAAAAAGCAAACCCTTTGA
- a CDS encoding MFS transporter yields MDGASFRDQMDTRQKIIIAILMLGTLLGSLDTTIVILAFPSISQGLHADLLSTIWIILIYLLVVAVFTTQLGRLGDLYGRSRMFNTGFGVFTFGSLICGLSPAISWLIVSRGVQAFGGALMQANSGAIIADTFPPQSRGTAFGYISLGWTSGAMLGIVLGGIITTYFGWEYIFFINLPIGIVATILGFRYVKDDVRVKAPLDITGMLLLGSALTLISYAGVDFAGEGLAAASELSAVVGILAIALFLFYESRTKNPFINFSAFNNRVLKFSVMAAFFLSLGYLSVVFLITMYLQGIRALSPLDAALLLTPGYIVGSLLSPAMGRLSDRYGARVLATLGAATLILATFVYLTLGLDTPLWVVLVASGISGIGSAMFFPSNNSAVMANAPHGTYGGISGILRTVQNIGILGSFIIAITVASLSIPRDVAFEIFIGTTNLAGGVSNAFLQGIDASLWASIIIMAIAAVLSWMRGHEERQTGHS; encoded by the coding sequence ATGGATGGTGCATCTTTCCGGGATCAGATGGACACCCGGCAGAAAATTATCATCGCGATCCTGATGCTCGGGACCCTTCTGGGTTCACTGGATACGACCATCGTCATCTTGGCATTTCCCTCGATATCCCAGGGTCTCCACGCCGACCTGCTCAGCACGATCTGGATCATTCTCATCTATCTCCTCGTTGTCGCGGTCTTCACAACGCAGCTGGGGCGCCTCGGCGATCTTTACGGGAGGAGCCGGATGTTCAATACCGGCTTTGGCGTTTTTACATTCGGGTCCCTCATATGCGGGCTCTCGCCTGCGATCTCGTGGCTGATCGTGTCCCGTGGGGTACAGGCATTCGGCGGAGCGCTGATGCAGGCGAACAGCGGGGCCATCATTGCCGATACGTTCCCTCCCCAGTCCCGTGGAACCGCGTTCGGGTACATCTCGCTGGGCTGGACCAGCGGGGCGATGCTGGGCATCGTCCTTGGCGGGATCATCACCACGTACTTCGGCTGGGAGTACATCTTCTTCATCAACCTGCCCATCGGGATTGTCGCCACGATCCTTGGCTTCCGGTACGTCAAGGATGATGTCCGGGTCAAAGCCCCGCTGGATATTACGGGGATGCTCCTGCTTGGCTCGGCCCTCACGCTCATCTCCTATGCCGGCGTGGACTTTGCCGGCGAGGGCCTGGCAGCGGCAAGTGAGCTCTCCGCAGTCGTCGGCATACTGGCAATTGCCCTGTTCCTGTTCTATGAATCCCGGACAAAAAACCCCTTCATCAACTTCTCGGCCTTCAATAACCGGGTCCTGAAATTCTCTGTCATGGCGGCATTTTTCTTAAGCCTGGGATACCTGTCCGTCGTCTTCCTCATAACCATGTACCTCCAGGGAATCCGTGCGCTCTCGCCGCTCGATGCAGCACTTCTCCTGACACCGGGCTATATCGTGGGAAGCCTTCTTTCGCCGGCGATGGGCCGGCTGTCCGACCGGTACGGGGCGCGGGTTCTTGCCACGCTCGGAGCTGCTACGCTTATCCTTGCCACATTCGTCTATCTCACCCTCGGGCTCGACACCCCGCTCTGGGTTGTCCTCGTCGCCTCAGGGATCTCCGGTATCGGTTCGGCAATGTTCTTCCCGTCCAACAACAGTGCCGTCATGGCCAATGCCCCCCACGGAACGTACGGGGGCATCTCCGGGATACTCCGGACTGTCCAGAATATCGGCATCCTCGGAAGTTTTATCATCGCGATCACGGTTGCGTCCCTCTCGATCCCACGGGATGTCGCGTTCGAGATCTTCATCGGCACGACCAACCTTGCCGGGGGCGTTTCCAATGCATTCCTGCAGGGTATCGATGCCTCGCTCTGGGCATCCATCATAATCATGGCGATTGCTGCAGTCCTTTCCTGGATGCGGGGACATGAAGAGCGGCAGACGGGTCACTCATGA
- a CDS encoding AbrB/MazE/SpoVT family DNA-binding domain-containing protein, translating into MKSKKCGKEDLVDEMIAPRKGNTKHLFGSVKVGERGQVVIPKEAREIFDIKQGDILLVLGDVERGIALVKAEKLQAFARQILDSASKPEE; encoded by the coding sequence ATGAAAAGTAAGAAATGTGGGAAGGAGGACCTGGTAGACGAGATGATTGCTCCCCGGAAAGGGAACACGAAGCATCTCTTCGGCAGTGTCAAGGTCGGAGAACGCGGGCAGGTTGTCATCCCGAAGGAGGCCCGGGAGATCTTCGATATCAAGCAGGGCGATATCCTGCTGGTACTCGGCGATGTCGAGCGGGGCATTGCCCTCGTGAAAGCGGAAAAGCTCCAGGCATTTGCCCGGCAGATCCTGGACAGCGCAAGCAAGCCTGAGGAATGA
- a CDS encoding NAD(P)H-dependent oxidoreductase encodes MKIVVLNGSPKGDVSVTMQYVAYLRKKFPENEYEILNIAHEIRTIEKDSKAWENIIASVRSADLVIWAFPLYYLLVCSQYKRFIELITERKAQDAFFGKYAVSLSTSIHFFDQTAHAYIHAVSDDLGMKYLGMFSADMKDLLSEKEQKRLEIFFALTFSAVREKIPVQPEYMPLVPSAFVYIPGGEKTIRAGTKKVVILTDDDGSPANLAAMTARLLKNFSGSVELINLHDMNIKGGCLGCCQCGYDNTCVYTDGYVDFFNNKLVPADIIIMAGSVRDRYLSSKWKQFFDRSFFKGHTPGLAGKQIGFVIAGPLSQIPCLKEALTAWAENGGCNALFLTDEARDSEKLDALLDAMADRLVQGSELAYIPPQTFYAVGGHKIFRDRIYAGMRVVFQADYRYYGEHGMFDFPKGDIKTRLMNALLIPLTRIPGFRKKVFGDMKHHMIEPFAPVLENA; translated from the coding sequence ATGAAAATTGTTGTATTGAACGGCAGCCCGAAGGGGGATGTCAGTGTCACGATGCAGTATGTTGCGTACCTCCGGAAAAAATTCCCGGAGAACGAATATGAAATCCTGAACATAGCGCACGAGATCAGAACGATCGAGAAGGATTCCAAAGCCTGGGAGAACATTATTGCGAGTGTCCGGTCCGCAGACCTGGTCATCTGGGCATTCCCTCTCTATTACCTGCTCGTCTGCTCGCAGTACAAGCGGTTCATCGAGCTCATTACCGAACGGAAGGCACAGGATGCATTTTTTGGAAAATATGCAGTATCGCTCTCAACCTCGATCCATTTCTTTGACCAGACTGCCCATGCCTACATCCATGCGGTCAGTGACGACCTCGGGATGAAGTATCTCGGGATGTTCTCCGCAGATATGAAGGATCTCCTTTCAGAGAAAGAACAGAAGCGCCTGGAAATTTTTTTTGCCCTCACCTTTTCGGCAGTCCGAGAAAAGATCCCCGTCCAGCCGGAGTATATGCCCCTTGTCCCGTCAGCCTTTGTCTATATTCCGGGCGGGGAGAAAACCATCCGGGCAGGGACAAAGAAGGTAGTCATTCTTACGGATGATGACGGCAGTCCGGCCAACCTTGCAGCGATGACCGCCAGGCTCCTGAAAAATTTCTCCGGTTCTGTTGAGCTGATCAATCTTCATGACATGAACATAAAGGGAGGATGTCTTGGCTGCTGCCAGTGCGGCTATGACAATACCTGCGTGTATACCGACGGATACGTGGATTTCTTCAACAACAAGCTCGTACCTGCGGATATCATCATCATGGCCGGTTCGGTGCGTGACCGGTACCTCTCCTCAAAATGGAAGCAGTTCTTTGACCGGAGTTTCTTTAAGGGTCATACCCCGGGACTTGCCGGTAAACAGATTGGGTTTGTTATCGCCGGACCGCTCAGCCAGATTCCCTGCCTTAAGGAGGCGCTTACTGCATGGGCAGAAAATGGCGGCTGTAATGCGTTGTTTTTGACTGATGAAGCGAGGGATTCGGAAAAGCTCGATGCCCTGCTTGATGCGATGGCAGACCGGCTCGTGCAGGGTTCAGAACTCGCGTACATTCCCCCGCAGACATTCTATGCCGTCGGGGGTCACAAGATATTCCGGGACCGTATCTATGCCGGGATGAGGGTTGTCTTCCAGGCAGATTACCGGTATTACGGTGAACATGGGATGTTTGATTTCCCGAAAGGAGACATAAAGACCCGGCTGATGAATGCCCTCCTCATCCCGCTGACAAGGATCCCCGGTTTCCGGAAAAAAGTGTTTGGCGATATGAAACACCATATGATCGAACCGTTTGCGCCGGTGCTGGAAAACGCCTGA
- a CDS encoding methyltransferase domain-containing protein: protein MNKWLYNEFRHCGVDYSDAGQADVYDEQHQKFRNYEQEFWGMMDFLGLHNTEDKTIVDLGCGTGATAVFAADMFRMVYAVDVSDVMIEKAKKKLNKNIPNIRFVHAGFLSYDHEGEPADLIVTKAAFHHLPDFWKQVALYRMNRMLKTGGLLYMHDIVFQFDPRRYESRINAWISRFEEVAGEEFRLEVETHIRDEYSTFGWILEGMLEKAGFTVEKCRSADDFLTEYACRKVNEPNFEETP, encoded by the coding sequence ATGAACAAGTGGCTGTATAATGAGTTCAGACATTGTGGTGTTGATTACTCAGATGCCGGACAAGCTGATGTGTATGACGAGCAACATCAGAAATTCCGCAACTATGAACAGGAATTTTGGGGAATGATGGATTTCCTTGGACTCCACAACACGGAGGACAAGACAATTGTAGACCTGGGTTGTGGTACGGGTGCCACAGCAGTCTTTGCGGCAGACATGTTCAGGATGGTATATGCTGTTGATGTCTCGGATGTAATGATTGAGAAAGCAAAGAAAAAACTCAATAAAAATATTCCTAACATCAGGTTTGTGCATGCAGGTTTTCTGAGTTATGACCATGAAGGAGAGCCGGCGGATTTAATTGTTACAAAAGCTGCATTTCACCACCTGCCTGATTTCTGGAAACAGGTCGCGCTATACCGGATGAACAGGATGCTGAAGACGGGAGGTCTGCTCTATATGCATGATATCGTGTTCCAGTTCGATCCCCGGAGATATGAAAGCAGGATTAATGCATGGATTTCCCGGTTTGAAGAAGTCGCGGGAGAGGAATTCAGGCTTGAAGTCGAGACACATATCCGGGATGAGTACAGCACGTTTGGCTGGATACTGGAGGGGATGCTGGAAAAGGCCGGATTTACGGTAGAAAAATGCAGGTCGGCCGATGACTTCCTGACGGAATATGCCTGTCGTAAAGTGAATGAACCAAATTTCGAAGAGACACCATAA